A window of Nicotiana tabacum cultivar K326 chromosome 24, ASM71507v2, whole genome shotgun sequence contains these coding sequences:
- the LOC107771563 gene encoding LOW QUALITY PROTEIN: F-box/kelch-repeat protein At3g23880 (The sequence of the model RefSeq protein was modified relative to this genomic sequence to represent the inferred CDS: inserted 2 bases in 1 codon), whose translation MGQKAKIFKSALQIMAFCILASKGCSFIGTLLASLKKKKTLLLLNQILKEKRLVKPSKSIIEEKIVLKPSKNIIEEKIVEVKPSKSINHKDVDRAMKIHFPEEIIVDILSRLPVRSLLRFKCASKFWKSLISEPHFKTKHWNHAKNNKKFQKLLIGRMFPTAYDKRVGTISYYCSSLSSAQLVEGVQKLGCPSNDKPCGYIMLCCCDGLSLLWSHGDHLLWNPSTNESAVLPNPEFPPVSGSTYGMGYDSTIDDYKIFKIDDNMGYGSNPPSKILALKSGSWRKIDNHPRGFRNSVSGKDSLAFIHGAFHWISMDILXEYFMVSFNISNEVYGEIPLPEGICNISNAVIHGVSVLDGMLCAYCTYRNAEAGTFKFWVMKDYGVNESWTELFTMRGTLLCLAIPMYRFADGEVLFYYEDGGYLGFKTSKGPFGLLPAYLTLQQGFIYTESLISPKLLT comes from the exons ATGGGACAAAAGGCTAAGATTTTCAAATCAGCACTTCAAATTATGGCCTTCTGTATTCTTGCATCTAAAGGCTGCTCTTTTATTGGAACTTTGCTTGCTtcattaaaaaagaagaagacattACTACTTCTCAATCAAATTCTCAAAg AAAAGAGACTTGTGAAGCCGTCAAAGAGTATAATTGAAGAGAAGATAGTTTTGAAGCCGTCAAAGAATATTATTGAAGAGAAGATAGTTGAGGTGAAGCCGTCAAAGAGTATAAATCATAAGGATGTTGATCGG GCGATGAAAATTCACTTCCCAGAGGAAATAATTGTGGATATCCTCAGCAGGTTACCTGTGCGGTCTCTTCTTCGATTCAAATGTGCTTCAAAATTTTGGAAGTCGTTAATCTCTGAACCTCACTTTAAGACGAAGCATTGGAATCATGCCAAGAAtaacaaaaaatttcaaaaacttcTTATTGGGCGAATGTTCCCTACCGCTTATGATAAGCGGGTTGGTACGATTTCGTATTATTGTTCTTCTTTATCATCAGCTCAACTGGTTGAGGGTGTACAAAAGCTTGGTTGCCCTTCAAATGATAAACCGTGCGGTTACATAATGTTATGCTGTTGCGATGGCTTGTCTCTTCTTTGGTCTCATGGTGACCATTTATTGTGGAACCCGTCCACAAATGAATCAGCAGTACTTCCTAATCCCGAATTTCCACCAGTATCCGGTAGCACTTACGGAATGGGATATGACTCAACTATTGATGACTATAAGATTTTTAAGATTGATGACAACATGGGTTATGGTTCCAACCCACCCAGTAAAATCCTTGCACTAAAGAGTGGTTCTTGGAGAAAAATTGATAACCATCCTCGTGGCTTTCGCAATAGTGTTTCTGGTAAGGACTCTTTGGCATTTATTCATGGCGCATTTCATTGGATAAGTATGGATATTTT TGAGTATTTTATGGTTTCATTTAACATATCAAATGAGGTGTACGGAGAGATACCGTTGCCGGAGGGAATTTGTAATATTTCCAACGCGGTTATACATGGCGTTTCAGTATTAGATGGAATGCTTTGTGCTTATTGTACTTACAGAAATGCAGAGGCGGGCACTTTTAAGTTTTGGGTAATGAAAGATTATGGTGTCAATGAATCTTGGACTGAATTATTTACTATGCGAGGGACGCTTCTTTGTTTAGCCATACCGATGTATAGGTTTGCGGATGGTGAAGTGCTATTCTACTACGAAGATGGTGGATATCTCGGGTTTAAGACATCCAAAGGACCATTTGGATTGTTGCCTGCATATCTTACCCTCCAACAAGGATTCATTTATACAGAAAGTTTGATCTCTCCAAAATTACTTACTTAG